A single genomic interval of Lathyrus oleraceus cultivar Zhongwan6 chromosome 7, CAAS_Psat_ZW6_1.0, whole genome shotgun sequence harbors:
- the LOC127100969 gene encoding uncharacterized protein LOC127100969 yields the protein MELVGFVTMAEEPQYALKRKYEDQPTATDIQLEVANAKQKAQEVAARLLSVTGGAPPLSFDPKRSKSDNGAPQSGFDSYDLKPQYSAGSYGGSSKKIEIPNGRVGVLIGKGGETIKYLQLQSGAKIQVTRDMDADPNSTTRMVELMGTSDAVASAEKLINEVLAEAEAGASAGGGTRRMAAQSGGDEFSMQIPNNKVGLIIGKGGETIKSMQASTGARIQVISCSLFSLLLLLYIFKIIIMFEVGWC from the exons ATGGAATTGGTAGGGTTTGTCACGATGGCGGAAGAACCACAATACGCCCTAAAACGCAAATACGAAGACCAACCCACCGCCACTGACATTCAACTCGAAGTCGCAAACGCTAAACAGAAAGCTCAAGAAGTCGCCGCTCGGCTCCTCAGTGTCACCGGCGGCGCTCCTCCACTTTCCTTCGATCCTAAACGTTCCAAGTCCGATAATGGTGCTCCTCAATCTGGCTTCGATTCTTACGATTTGAAGCCGCAATATTCAGCTGGTTCTTATGGTGGTTCTAGTAAGAAGATTGAGATACCTAATGGTAGGGTTGGGGTTCTTATTGGGAAAGGAGGTGAGACTATTAAGTATCTTCAGTTGCAGTCTGGGGCTAAGATTCAGGTTACTCGTGATATGGATGCGGATCCTAATTCTACTACGAGGATGGTTGAGCTTATGGGTACTTCTGATGCTGTTGCTTCTGCTGAGAAACTTATCAATGAAGTCCTTGCTGAG GCTGAAGCCGGGGCTTCTGCCGGTGGTGGTACTAGACGGATGGCTGCACAATCTGGGGGTGATGAATTTTCGATGCAAATCCCAAACAATAAG GTCGGCCTTATAATTGGTAAAGGAGGAGAAACAATTAAGAGTATGCAAGCTTCTACTGGAGCACGGATTCAGGTTATCTCTTGTTCTTTGTTTTCTCTGCTTCTTTTGTTATATATTTTCAAAATCATAATTATGTTTGAAGTTGGATGGTGTTAA